From Halorubrum sp. PV6:
ATGGGTACTGACGACTCCGATGATTCCGCAGAGGAACCGAGACCATCGGAGGACGAACCGACGGCTCAAGCTGAGCTGTCGAGTACGTCGCAGTCGGAGCCATCGCGACAGTCCTCATCGTCTCACATCACAAATGGAGACTCACAACCCGAGGATGAGACTGACTCCGAGAAGCCATCGCAGTCGATCGAGGACATGCTCCTCGAGTTCGACGATCAGGACGGGCTGATTCGGGACCGAGCGCTACTCGATCCCAATTATGTTGTTGAAGAGGACCGCATCGTGGGTCGCGACAAGCAACTCCAAGAGGTCACCAAGATGCTTCGAGTTGCGCTTGGCGACAATCGACCACCGAACCTATTTCTCTACGGACCATCTGGAACGGGCAAATCGTTAATCACGAAGGCTGTTTGCCATAATATTAGTCGTATCTGTGAGAGCCGTGATATCCAGTTCGGCACTGTTGAAGTGAACTGCCAGGATCTGGATACGCTCGGTATTGCCGTGTATGAACTTGTTCAGCAGGCTGCCGACGCGGCAGGTGTCCCTGTCGAGGTTCCGAAACACGGTGTGGCGACGAAGGAGAAGTGGGACGAGCTCTATCGAATTGTCAACGAGCACTTCGACTCCGTTGTGTTCGTCCTCGATGAACTGGACATGCTCGTCGGCCGGCGAGACAAACAAGAGCCTGCATTTTCACGACTGCTGTATCAACTCTCCCGAGCTGGGGCAAACGACGAGTTGGACGCGTATATTTCGGTCGTTGCCATCTCAAACGACACGAAGATGATGGAGTCTGTCGGGAGCCGCGCTGTCAGTTCGTTTACGCCCGAAGACGTCCATTTTGACGACTACGACGCGAACCAACTCCAAGCAATTCTTCGACGTCGTCAAGATGCGTTCCATGACGACGTTGTCGACGATGACGTGATTCCACTCGCAGCGGCATTCGCAGCACAGACGCATGGTGACGCTAGGAAGGCGATCGATCTCATGCGGGTCGCCGGCGAATTAGCTGAACGTGAAGGTGACAGTCGCGTTCGTGAGAAACACGTCCGCACCGCACAGGAAAAGGTCGAGAAGAATCGGGTGTTGGAGGTCGTCCGCGGCATCAGTACACAAAAGAAGCTCTGTCTATACGCAACCGCAGCAGTCGCTTCTCAAACCGGGGGCGGGACCGCCAGGAGTACGACCGGCTATCGCGTGTATCAGTATCTGACTGACGCAATCGGCGCCGATCAGTACCACCAAGAAACGTACGTGAATAAGATGAAAGAACTCACGACGTATTCGCTGGTCGACTTCGAGCGACGGAGTCACGGTCCCAGCTCTGGGATGTTCCTCGAGTTCCAATTTGGAGAACACCCAGAGACGATTCTCGAAACACTTCGAGAAGATTCGCGTATTGAGGCGATTTTTGAGGATGAGGTCACCTCTGTCGTCAAAGCGCAGATCCGTAATCAGACGTAGCAGAAATTTCAGTCATATTGTAGCTAGCTGTCCCCTTCGTGCTCCTTTATCGAGGTTTTCTCTGAGCAACTCGCCACGACCTACCTAATGAGTGGTTTCCAGTGCTCTGTTGAATAGCGGTGTTGACCGAGGAGGTCAAAATTTGAGTCGGTTTGTCAGCGATTGACGCTAGTGGTCTCAAGATCGGCATCGTCTCACCATGGCTCAGAGGTCGCTATTCAACACAGCAGTTTCCAGTAGTTTCCGTACACCCCTCTATCGATGTGTTCGATGTGTCTGCTATCAAGCCACATTCTCTATCTTCTTCAATTGACATTCTTCCTACATCCCCTTTTTCCATTAGCACTCGTATACACCCCTCTATCGATGTGTATTGGTTGTCTGTTACCGGGCCACAATTGTTATCTGAGTCACCTATTTGAGGCCAATTAATGCGTTTCCATTAGCACTCGTATACACCCCTCTATCGATGTGTAATTCACCGCTAGAGCCGTCAAAACGAATATATTCGGGGGATAATTATCAGGCGCTAACCCGATCTATCCAGTCTTGTTGACCTAAGCGACCGACAGCCAACCGCTTGCTCAGAATCTCTATTGACGTGTTCATAAGAACTAGTTCTTGTCGACACCCCTCTATCGATGTGTTCAGGAGATCGCATTCAAATACACCCCCCTATCGATGTGTAACGCAGAATTGGCGGCCCTCAAGTATATTTACGTATCTGTGATCAAAACTAGCTGTTCCCCTCCCCCCGGAATCGAAGTGTAATTCTGCTGTCCTGCTGTTCGCTGCGCCAGTTCCCATAGCATCCCCGGCCACTGAAATGATGTTTTGCACGCTTAACTACCGAAGGAGATTTTGAAACCGTCTCCCTACAGAAGTCGCATTCGACTTTGACGGGCATGGTTCGGCTTCTCGCCGACCATTAGATACCGTCATCACTACTGAATGTCAGGGCTACTCGTCAGGGTTGACCGGCCCTTTATATTGAGAACGGATACTTTCACCATCTCTCCACTGCCAGTAGTAGTAGCGATTGTCGTTGATCTCCTTGATCGTGATCGTGGCCTTCGCCGGTACGTCATCCGGAAGATCGTCTGGTCGCTCTTCGACCTCCTCTTGGTCTGCCGACTCCTCGAGACGGGACTCTCGATCCTTGTACTCGGCGAGCGCTTCAGCGTACGTCGCAACGCCTCGCAGCTGCTCTGGCCCCGACTCGTTGAGCGTATTGACGATCTCCGTCGGGAGGTTCGCTGGTGGGGTCGGGGGTTCGTAGGACATCGACTACTCTCGTGTTAACCAACACGACCCGCGAATCCATAGTTTTGTTGGTTAAGCCGGTGGAGAGGGTTCTTGCACCTGCTGGATGTAACACTACTCGAAACTGCTGTGTTGAATAGCGGTGTTGACCGAGGGGGTCGAAATTTGAGTCGGTTTGCTAGTGGTTGACGCAAGTGGCCGCAAGATCGGTATTGTCTCATCTGGCTCAGAGGTCGCTATTCAACACAGCACTCGAAACTTCTGCTCTGTTGAATAGCGGTGTTGACCGAGGAGGTCAAAATTTGAGTCGGTTTGTTAGCGGTTGACGCTAGTGGTCTCAAGATCGGCATCGTCTCACCATGGCTCAGAGGTCGCTATTCAACAGAGCAGAGACTTCTTCTTCCTGGCTCGCTTCCCACTCTGGACGTGGTGTCGGAGATGGGAGTTCGTCAACCGCCGTTCGGAGTTCGTCTTCTGTCGTCCACGGGAAGCATCGATCGTGGAGTTCGAATTTACGGAATTTGTTGAGATGGACCCAACTGTACGTTGCCGGCTCTTCGTCCTCATCTGCCCGCTCGTCGATCACATCCCACAACTCCTGTTCGTCGATGTCGAGACCGCTCTCTTGGGCGCGATCGGCGAGCGACTCGACGTTTGCTTGGACTTCATCCGCCGACAGATCGTCTGTGAACGCTATCTCAAGGGCGGCCTGAATGACGTGCTGTGGCGAATCAAGGTTCTCGTCAGTCACCCACGCGTAATCACGTGGAAACACGTACGACTTATCAAAATACGGCGGGTCATCGATCTCGCCCAATTCAGGCGCCTCCCCACCACTCTCCTTCTCGAAGACCCCAACGATGTAGTCGCTGTACGTCGCGAGCAACGAAAACATGATATCGAACGTATTGAGGCGGTCAGTCGGAAGTTCGAGAAGGTCACCCATGATGAACGGATAGGCACCGAGCTGCTTCGTGAGTTCGTTCTGGACGGCGCGAAGCCGGCGGATATAGGGGTCGCGATAGCTCCCGAGGATGAAATACGATGTCCGTTGACTCCAGAGATACGGCAATTCACGCTGGGTGAACCGCCAAATCTCCCGTTTCTCTGCAGGCTCAAGTTCGATGCCCCCGACGGCCTCGTGAACAACGGTCATAATCTCCCCAGCGTCCGGCGGCGGGCTTGGGTCGGTCATTAGCTGCTGATTCAAACCACACTACCTTATCCCTTCTGAATCACTTTGGTTTTTTCTAGATTAACCAACTTGGATGACCCTAACTGTTATAGCGTCCTACCTCGTACCAGCACGTATGAGCGAAACCGACACTGGTGCGGCCGATGCAGGGCCGTTCGCGGAACAGCAGCGGCTGTTCAAGCTGCTGTCCCAGGACACACGCCATCTCATCATCCAGGAGCTGCTGGGCCATCGCGCCCATTTGATGTCGCTCGCCGAACTCGAGTATATGACTGGGAAGAGTCAGGCGGCCATCAAAGACCAGTTGGAGACGTTGATCGACGCCGGGCTCCTCGCACGCTACACGTACGATCCAAGCGAGGGAAAACGTGATCTCCCCTCCCAGTTCTACGGATTTACCGAGCGGGGCGTCGAGGTCCTCCACGACTACAAGTATCTCCGCGGCCTCCCGGTCGCACGCGCTCTCTACGAAAACACGCGTAAGACCGAGAAAATCGAGCGCCACGAATCAGCGCCCCGTCCGGAGCTTCCGGATGCCGTCGCGGAAGCCCTCGAGTTCGACGAGCCCGATCTCGACGCCGTCGATAGTGGTCCACCCCGATAGTTCGTCATCGAACAGCACGTTCTGACACTCCAGAGTAGGTACGTTGACTTCGTATCTAGGTCAGGACTCTGTCGGCTCCAGCGTGGCTGGCTCGACGTTGGTCCGGAGGCGATACGTACTGTCTGTTGACCAGTTGTCGGGTCGCGTCGGGTCCAGCAACGAGTAGCCACTCGTGGGCGTTCGACCGTATCTACTACTACCTCGAATATAAAGTCGAGATGTGCGGTGTAGGGGTACTGAAAGAGAACGAGTGGAACACCTCGAAAACGTGTTCACGGTGTGGGGACGACACAAAATCGAACCGTGTCGAACGTGGCCTGTACATTTGCTCGTCGTGCGAGTTAGTAGCCAACGCGGATTGTGACAGAGCGGAGAATATGCGCCAGAGGATAACTCCGAGTCCTCACGGAGAGGATAGGAGCTACGGCTGTGTGGCACAGCCATCGACATACTTGTTCGACCCTGCGGCACGGGAAGCCTCGCCGTTTACGGCGAGGAGGATGTCACTTGGATTCCAATAATTATAGCATGCTGGGATGCCAGTATAGAGTAATAACTCATTAAAATGGGTACGCACACCAAACCAGTTCGGATCCTCCACGTCGACGACGAGCCGGAACTTGCAGAATTAGTCGCAGTGTACCTCCAGCGCGAAGACGACCGCTTTGATATTGAGTCCGTACGGAACGCCGAGGACGGTCTCGAACGACTCGGTGAGGCTGAGTTTGACTGTATCGTCTCCGACCATGACATGCCGGGTCGAAACGGAATCGAGTTCCTGAAAGCGGTTCGAAGCGACTACTCTGACCTTCCATTTATTCTCTTTACCGGAAAGGGGAGCGAAGAAGTTGCAAGCGAGGCGATTTCAGCGGGTGTAACGGGGTATCTCCAGAAAGAAACTGGGACCGACCAGTACGTCGTGCTTGCGAACCGCATTACCAACGTCACGAACAAGCACCGCGCAGAGAAGGAGGCCGAACAGATTCGAACCCGACTGGAAGCGATCACCGCAAACTCGAACGATCTCATTCTCACCGTCGACGCAACACGGACTATCCGGTTTGTGAACGATGCCGTCGAAGAGTTGTTCGGGTACGAGCCAGACGCTCTGTCCGGTGAGCCGTTGACTACTCTCCTCCCGACTCGGTATCAAGAGAGTCAATCGGATGTACTTACTCAGCTACTGGACGGCGGTGAACACACCCGAGCTCGGACCGCCACAGAACTCACTGGCCAACACAAAGACGGACACGAGATCCCGATCTCTGCCTCGTTCAGTGCATTC
This genomic window contains:
- a CDS encoding orc1/cdc6 family replication initiation protein; the protein is MGTDDSDDSAEEPRPSEDEPTAQAELSSTSQSEPSRQSSSSHITNGDSQPEDETDSEKPSQSIEDMLLEFDDQDGLIRDRALLDPNYVVEEDRIVGRDKQLQEVTKMLRVALGDNRPPNLFLYGPSGTGKSLITKAVCHNISRICESRDIQFGTVEVNCQDLDTLGIAVYELVQQAADAAGVPVEVPKHGVATKEKWDELYRIVNEHFDSVVFVLDELDMLVGRRDKQEPAFSRLLYQLSRAGANDELDAYISVVAISNDTKMMESVGSRAVSSFTPEDVHFDDYDANQLQAILRRRQDAFHDDVVDDDVIPLAAAFAAQTHGDARKAIDLMRVAGELAEREGDSRVREKHVRTAQEKVEKNRVLEVVRGISTQKKLCLYATAAVASQTGGGTARSTTGYRVYQYLTDAIGADQYHQETYVNKMKELTTYSLVDFERRSHGPSSGMFLEFQFGEHPETILETLREDSRIEAIFEDEVTSVVKAQIRNQT
- a CDS encoding ArsR family transcriptional regulator — translated: MSETDTGAADAGPFAEQQRLFKLLSQDTRHLIIQELLGHRAHLMSLAELEYMTGKSQAAIKDQLETLIDAGLLARYTYDPSEGKRDLPSQFYGFTERGVEVLHDYKYLRGLPVARALYENTRKTEKIERHESAPRPELPDAVAEALEFDEPDLDAVDSGPPR